In the genome of Planococcus donghaensis, the window CAGCAGAGCAATATGCACTGGATACTGGAAATGATCCAGCTGAATTTACAGCTAAAAACATCGAAACGTTCAAGCGTCAAATTCAAGAGCTTGGATTTTCATATGACTGGGACCGTGAAATTAGCACAACAGATCCGTCTTATTACAAATGGACACAATGGATTTTTATCCAATTGTATAAAAAAGGGCTGGCTTATGTTGACGAAGTAGCGGTTAACTGGTGTCCGGCACTTGGAACAGTTCTTGCAAACGAAGAAGTCATCGATGGCAAATCAGAACGCGGTGGGCATCCGGTTGAGCGTCGTCCAATGCGCCAATGGGTATTGCGCATCACAAATTATGCAGACCGTTTGCTTGAAGATTTAGATGAGTTGGATTGGCCAGAAAGTTTGAAAGACATGCAGCGCAACTGGATCGGCAAATCAGAAGGCGCTGAATTGGAATTCCAAGTAGCAGATACAGAACATTCTTTCCGCGCGTTTACAACACGTCCAGATACAATTTTCGGCGCAACTTATGCGGTGCTTGCGCCAGAACATAAATTAGTAGCTGCAATTACAACTGCAGAACAACAACAAGCTGTTGAACAATACATTGACGATGTGAAAACGAAAAGTGATTTGGAACGCACAGATTTGGCGAAAGACAAATCAGGTGTTTTCACAGGCGCTTATGCAGTAAATCCGGCAAGTGGCGAAAAAATGCCAGTTTGGATTGCTGATTATGTATTGGCAACTTACGGTACCGGTGCAATCATGGCCGTTCCAGCACATGATGAACGTGACTATGAATTTGCGAAACAATTTGATTTGCCAATCGTCGAAGTGGTATCAGGCGGCAATATTGAAGAAGAAGCTTATGCAGGCGACGGAGAATTGATCAATTCCGACTTCCTTAACGGATTGAACAAAAAAGAAGCAATTGAAAAAGCGATTGATTGGCTAGTTGATCAAAAAGTGGGCGAAAAGAAAATTACGTACCGCTTGCGCGATTGGTTGTTTAGCCGTCAGCGTTATTGGGGCGAGCCAATTCCAATCATTCATTGGGAAGATGGCACAATGACGCCTGTGGAAGAAAAAGACTTGCCACTTATGTTGCCAGTAACAACAGATATTAAGCCAAGTGGAACAGGAGAGTCACCTCTTGCTAATATTACCGATTGGGTAAATGTTGTTCATCCTGAAACCGGAATGAAAGGGCGTCGCGAAACCAACACGATGCCACAATGGGCTGGAAGCTGCTGGTATTACTTGCGCTTTATCGACCCAACCAATGAGGAAATGTTGGCTGACCCAGAACTATTGAAACGCTGGTTGCCGGTTGATGTGTATATTGGCGGAGCAGAGCACGCTGTACTTCACTTGCTATATGCGCGCTTCTGGCATAAAGTGCTTTACGACATCGGTGTGGTTTCAACAAAAGAACCTTTCCAAAAGCTATTTAACCAAGGCATGATTTTGGGCGAAGGAAACGAGAAAATGTCGAAATCAAAAGGCAATGTCGTTAACCCTGACCAAATTATCGAAAGCCACGGTGCAGACACATTGCGCATGTACGAAATGTTTATGGGTCCACTTGAAGCATCGATCGCTTGGTCAACAAATGGCCTAGATGGTTCTCGACGATTCCTAGACCGCATTTGGCGTTTGTTGATGGACGAAGAGCAATTGAGTGCAAAAATTACGGATTCAAACGATGGTAAACTGGAAAAAGTCTATCACCAGACCGTTAAAAAAGTAACAGACGACTTTGAAGGATTGCGTTTTAACACAGCGATTTCACAAATGATGGTCTTTATTAACGAAGGTTATAAAGTCGACTCCATTCCAAAAGAATACGTAGAAGGTTTTGTGAAACTGTTATCTCCAATCGCACCTCACGTAGCAGAAGAGCTATGGGAGAAATTGGGTCATGAAGGATCGGTAACTTACGAAAACTGGCCACAATACGACGAGTCGAAAATGATTGATGATGTAATCCAAGTAGTCGTACAAGTAAACGGCAAAGTAAAAACAAAGCTAGCGATTGCTAAAGACAGCACAAAAGAAGAACTAGAAGCAGCAGCGCTTGCGGATGACAATGTTCAAAAGGCAACTGATGGCAAAGAAATTCGCAAAGTAATTGTTATTCCAGGGAAATTGGTTAACATCGTAGTAGGTTAAAAAAAGTAGACATAAAAATGCAAAACCTTCCGGGAGCATTTTGAAAGAAGAATTATAAAAAGAGGCAGACTGGAAAATTTCCAGTCTGCCTCTTTTTTGTATGTTTGATAGATTAATATCTCATTTGAGTCACTTCGGCCGCTTTGGGCATGGCTTTTACAAGAAGCCAGGCAAAGAACGCCAGTAGCTATTAAGCTTTGCTCTCTACTCTGTGTTCTTTCGCGAATCGAGCGGCGCTTTGGCCGGCTACGTTGCCTGTGACTAATGCAGACGTAATATTGTAACCGCCAGTATATCCGTGGATGTCTAAAATTTCACCACAGAAATACAATCCGGGTTTCTTTTTAGAAGCCATCGTTTTAGGTTCGATTTCTTTGATCGATACACCGCCACCTGTTACAAATGCTTTTTCGATTGGTTGTGTACCGTTAACGAACATTGTAAAGGCTGTCAGTTGCTTTGCGAACGCCCGAACTTTGTCACTTGCCAATTCCGCGCCAGTTAGTTGTGGGTCAATCTCAGCACGTCCTAGTAAGAATAACAGCCAACGTTCTTGAGCAAGGCTCTTCCAAACGTTTTTAACGGATTTTTTTGGTTCGTCTTTCATCATTTTCACAAGCAATTGAAAAGCAGATTCTGCATTTTCATCTGGCAGTGAATTGATGCGCATTTCGACTGGTTGGCCGCCGTTTTTCTTCATTTCTTTCACGACGTATTGGCTACAGCGTAAAACTGCAGGACCACTCAACCCAAAATGGGTAAACAGCATATCCATTTGATGTGTGACAAGCACTTTGCCTTTTTTGTTTAATACAGTGACAGCTGCATCACGTAAAGCCAAACCTTGAAGTTCGCGACTTACGATAAATGGTTCTTTCGATAATAATGGAACTTCCGTTGGATAAAGATCGGTCACCAAATGACCTGCTTTTTCTGCCCATGGGTAGCCGTCTCCAGTAGAGCCTGTTTGTGGGACTGCTTTGCCTCCAACAGCGACGACGATTGCTTTCGCTGTATACTCTTCTCCGGTATGAAGGCGAACGCCGGTCACTTTTTCATCAGTCATTAATAATTTTTTAACAGGTGAATCGAGCATCACCGTTACATTTAACCGGTCCATTTCTTTGAACATGGCATCCGCCACATCTTGTGCACGGTTAGATACGGGGAACATGCGCCCATGATCTTCTTCTTTTAACGCAACACCAAGTCCTTCGAAGAAAGAAATAATGTCTTCATTATTAAATACAGAAAAAGGACTGTGAAGAAAACGTCCGTTTCCTGGAATATGTTTCACAATTTCGTCTAGTGGCAAGCGATTGGTCACGTTGCAGCGGCCACCACCGGAAATGATTAATTTTTTTCCTAATTTCTTTCCTTTTTCAATCAGTAATACTTTTTGATTATTTGAAGCTGCGGCAATTGATGCCATTAAGCCGGAGGGACCTCCGCCAATGATTATAACGTCATACATATATTAAGAACTCGCTTTCGTTTTCTTTTTAGTATACACGATGCAGCGAAACACGTTGAGTAATTTCATCTATAGGTGTAAACTATCGTGTAGATTGCTTTTATTATGAACAAGTCAGGAAGTGTAAAATGTCGTCATTAGTTAAAGGTACAGCCATCTTAACATTAGGTTTATTTTTGTCAAAAATATTGGGAGTTATTTATATTATTCCGTTTTATAGCATGGTAGGAGAAGACAATATCGGGCTTTATCAATATGCATATATCCCGTATAACTTGATGCTGGCGCTAGCTATTTCAGGTGCCCCAATCGCATTCTCGAAATTTACCGCTAAATACAATTCCCTCGGTGATTATGAAACAGGTAGGAGATTATTAAAGTCAGGTCTTCTGACGATGATGATTACCGGTTTTGTTTCGTTTCTTTTGCTTTATATCTTCGCAGAGCCACTAGCGCGTATTACTATCTCTGAAGATGAACGAATTTATTCGGTTGGTGACGTAACTGAAGCGATTCGTTGGGTCAGTTTTGCATTGATCGTCGTACCATTTATGAGTCTTTGGAGAGGATTTTTCCAAGGCTATAACTACATGATGCCAACGGCTGTTTCCCAATTAATCGAGCAAATTGTTCGCATTATTTTCCTATTAGGTGGCGCATTTGCGGTTCTTTACATTTTTGATGGTACGCCAAAAACAGCGATTCAGTTTGCGGTATTATCTGCAGCTGTCGGAGCGCTAGGTGGGATTGTGACGTTGGGTTATTTCTGGAAAAAGAAAAAGCCCGAATACAATCAACTGCTAGCGAATTCAGTTGAATCCTATGACGTTAAATTGCGTGATATGTACAAAGAGATTGTCTTTTATGCCATACCGGTCATTTTCCTTGGCATTGCCAATCCCTTGTTTCAGTTTGTTGACTTAATGACATTTAACCGGGCGATGAGCTCTGGTGGAAATTTCTCAGAAATCGACCTTTTAGGTATTTTAAATTTAACTGCACATAAACTTGTCATGATACCTGTTATGCTTGCTACTGGGTTTTCCATGGCATTAATTCCATTAATCACCAAACATTTTACACGCAAAGAATATTTGCAAGTATCTCGAACATTAGATCAATCCATCCAGTTGTTATTATTCTTAACATTGCCTGCGGTAATTGGAATGACCATGCTATCTGATGAGTTGTATCATGTCTTCTACGAAGTAAGTGATATTGGATCTGAGATTTTGGCGCATTATTTGCCAGTGGCAATTTTGTTTTCGGCTTTCCCAGTCACAGCTTCTATTTTACAAGGTATCAACAAACAAAAATGGATCATCATCAACTTGTCTACAGGTCTATTATTAAAAGCTCTTTTAAATACACCGTTGATCGAACGTTTTGAAACAGACGGGGCGATAGCAGCAACGATTATTGGTTATATGGCAGCGATTGGGATGAACATGCTCGTAATTGTTAAAACAATGAACTATCATTCGCAAATGGTTACAAGACGCGTAATGTTAATTGTTATTTTGAACTTGATCATGGCAGGTGCGGTTTACGTATCGATGTCAGGAATCGACTTAGTTATCGGTATGGACAATAAATTCCTATCTATGATTCGCATCATTTTAATCGGTGGTGTAGGGGCAGCTGTTTATGGCTACCTCGGCTTGAAAACGGGCTTAGCGCAAAAGTTAATGGGCTCAAAAATAACCAAAATCTCTCGGAAATTAGGCTTTTAGGAGTGACACAATGCGTTTAGATAAATACCTTTCGAATATGGGCCATGGCTCTAGAAAAGAAGTGAAAGTCCTATTAAAGTCAAAAGCTGTAGAAGTTAACGGTGAAATCGTTCGAGACCCAAAAGTTCATGTCAATGAACATGCGGATCTTGTGTCGGTCGGAGGAGAAGCTGTTACCTACACAGAGTTTATTTATTTGCTTATGAATAAACCTCAAGGTGTGATTTCGGCAACGGAAGATAAGTACGATAAAACGGTCATCGATTTGCTGGGGGAAGATGAGCAACATTTCGAGCCGTTTCCGGTAGGGCGATTAGATAAAGACACAGAAGGGTTTTTGTTACTAACAAATGACGGCAAGCTAGCACATGAATTGCTGTCGCCTAAAAAGCATGTGGATAAAACATATTTTGCACATGTTGAAGGAGTCGTAACGGAAGAAGATGCAGAAGCATTTAAAAAAGGTGTGGTGCTTGATGATGGCTATGAGACAAAGCCTGCGAGTTTAAGTATCTTGGAAAGCGCTGCAGTATCTAAAATTGAATTAACGATTACGGAAGGCAAATTTCATCAAGTTAAACGAATGTTCGAAAGTGTCGGCAAACGCGTGGTTTACTTGAAACGTTTGTCGATGGGACCATTAAGTCTTGATCCCGAATTAGAACTTGGTGAATATCGTCACTTAACAGAGGAAGAAGTAGCTAGCTTGAAAGATAGAAAATAATGTAACGAAAGGCTGTAGATAAACTCGAGTTGTTCGAGTTGTCTACAGTTTTTCATTGGAATAAGTCGCTTCGCAGGTGGAAAAAGGAAAATATTTCAATAAACTAAAACAAAGAAAATGACCGCAATTATGCGGTCATTTTCTTTGTTTAGGAAATCTGTTAGGACGTCATTTTCACTTTACGGTGCGTCGTTGTCCATTTGCCTCGAGTTGGGCTGGTCACCAAGTCGTTAAAGGCTAACACATTCAAATCTCTTTGAATGGTGCGAGGAGTGATGCCGAATTCGTCGACAAGATCTTGCGTCGTTACAGTCCCATTCTCGAGAATGTACTTATACATATCTTTAATTCGAATGAGCATTCGATCGGTTGTGGGTTTCATACTAGAACCACTCCTTCATCTTTTTTCCCATTGGCAAAGACTAGCGGACGATGTGCTGAGGTTATACAGCAAGTATAATTGATGCCAAAGACAGCCCCTTTTCCTAAAAAATATGTCAATCTTACTAATCTGACAATTTGATTATAACGGAAAAACATCTCGAATTCTAGGATTTTAGCTGAATTTACAAAAAATTAACGCTTAAAAGACAGAATTTTTTATGTGAATTAACGACAAATTCTTTAATTTCCTGAAAAAAGGTGTACAATAGCCATAACAAAAAGGAGTGTGAAACATGGATTGGCAGTTAGAAGCTACACAACGCAAAGAAAAAATACTGAGCGAATTGCAAGAGTTACTAGCGATTCCCAGTGTATTAAGCAATGAAACCACGCCAACAGCTCCTTTTGGAAAAGAAGTTAAACAGGCATTGGATTGGTTTCTAGAAAAAGGTAGAGCAGAAGGATATACGGTGAAAAATGTTGGGAATGTTGCAGGGCATCTTGAAATTGGTCAAGGTGAGGAATTGCTGGGAATTCTAGGACATGTTGATGTGGTGCCAGTAGGTGAAGGTTGGACAAAAGCTCCATTTGGTGGAGAAATTCACAATGGACGACTTTACGGTCGTGGCGCCATCGATGACAAAGGACCAACAATTGCCGCATGGGCTGCTTTGAACATTTTAAAGGATGCGGGTGTTGAATTTACAAAGCGTGTGCGTTTAATCATCGGTACAGATGAAGAAAGTGAATTCCGTTGCATGGAACGCTATTTTCAAACAGAAGAAATGCCAGCAATAGCCTTTACGCCAGATGCTGATTTCCCAATCATCAATGCAGAAAAAGGAATCGCGTCACTGGTTTTCTCGACATTTTCTATGCACGAAGATGCGATTTTGGAATCGTTTATCGCTGGACATCGAACCAATATGGTGCCTGACACAGCAACGGCGATTTTAAATGGGCAGTTAGCGGAATGGCAAGAAGATTTTCGAGCGTTTTGCAAAAAGCATGACGTAACAGGTAAAGTTGAACAGCATAACGGTTCGACAGAATTAACCTTAAACGGAAAATCAGCACACGCGATGGAACCAGAAGATGGCATTAATGCCGGTGTGTTACTAGCTGTATTTTTGAAAGACCGTTTAGAAGGCGATGGTCAAAAGTTTGTTGAGTTTGTCGCAGATACGTTTTATAAAGATTCGCGTGGACGTAAGCTTGGATTAGATTACACAGATGAACAATCTGGAGATACCACATTTAACGCCGGAATTATTCGGTTTGAAAAAAAGAAAACTGCTATGATTACCGTGAGCATGCGTTACTCGATTAGCTATCCATTCAAAGAAAAAATCGATGCTTATCAGTTGAAGGATTTTGTACTGGACATTGCGTCCAATTCTCCTCCTCATTATGTGGATGAAAACGATCCGTTCATCAAAACGCTGCAAAGCGCATATGAAAAACAAACGGGTGAAAAAGCTAATTTAATCGCCATTGGCGGAGGCACTTATGCCCGCGTACTAGACAAAGGTGTGGCTTTTGGGATGCTGTTTCCTGGCGAACCCGATGTTGCCCACCAGGCGGATGAATTTGTCGATATCGACAATTTAATAAAAGCGACTGCCATTTACGCAGAAGCCATTTATCAATTAGCTTGTAAAAAATGAGGAAAGAAGGAATGGATATGGATTTGATATTGCACAATGGAGAATTTATTCGTGAAGAAGATTTGGTGATTTCAAAAGAAGATCGTGGATACCAGTTTGGTGATGGAATTTATGAGGTAATTCGTGTATACGACGGCAATTTGTTTACGGCTAAAGAGCATATTGACCGGTTTTACGACAGTGCGGACAAAATCAAAATCGTCATTCCTTATACAAAAGACGTTTTCCATAAAATGATTTACGATTTTGTTGAAGTAAACAATATTGAAACGGGCCAAGTATATGTGCAAATCACACGTGGCGCTGCAGAACGTCAACATCAATTCCCGACACAAGCAACACCAGTGATTACCGGTAATACAAAATCAGTTGAACGTCCAGTGGCAAGCTTAAACTCAGGCGTTACCGCTAAATTTATCGAAGATATTCGTTGGTTGCGCTGTGATATTAAGAGCTTAAACTTGCTTGGTAATGTATTGGCGAAGCAAGAGGCATACGAAGAAGGATTTTTCGAAGCAATCTTGCACCGAGGCGAAACAGTAACAGAAGGTTGTTCATCGAATATGTACGGCATTAAAAATGGCATTCTTTATACACATCCTGCGAACAACCTTATTTTAAATGGAATTACAAGAAGAGTAATTCTTGAACTTTGTGAAGAATTAGAAATTCCAGTAGAAGAAAGACCATTTACCAAAACAGAAGCTCTTGAAATGGATGAATTCATCATGTCGTCAACGACTACGGAAGTAATGCCAGTTGTTGCAATTGGTGATCATAAAATCGGTCACGGTGTTCCGGGAGAATTAACGCGTAAATTACAGACGGCGTTTGAAGCACGCATACAAGTTGCTGTGAAATCGTAAAATAGAGATAAAAGTGATTGGCTCCGGCCAATCACTATTTTTTTGCGCTTATTAGCATGGTAAACTAAACTCAGGTGATGCTAAATGAAACCCCATTATTTTATTGGGATTAAAATACCAAAAGATATAGCCGGAACTTTGGCTACAGAACGAGAAGGTTGGCAATTGCAAAGTCACAAAAGGCAAACGCCGGCGCAAGATATGCATATTACCTTATTGTTTATCGGCAAAGACGTGCATAGTGAAATCGACCAAGTTGAAAAATTGCTGGGGACCATTAAGCAACAAGCTTTTACGGTAAGCATAAATGGCGTTAAAACTTTTGGGAATCCATCAACACCGCGTATTATTTATGCATCTCTTGAAACAAGTCGGGAGTTAAACGAGTTGCAACAACAAGTGCATAAATCCGTGGAACCGTTGCAAATCAAACCCGATCCAAAGAAATTTGTGCCACATATCACATTGGCTAGCAGATGGGCAGGGGGAGAACCAACTGAACGCCAATTTTCAATTGCCACTATGCGATTTGAAGTAACCGAGTTTTCGTTGTTCCGAATTGCACCAAAAGAAATGCCACGGTACCAAAAGATCGCAAATTATCCGTTAGAAAATGCATCTACTACATTTAAAGGCGAGTGTTTATGAAAACGGTATTTATTATTAACCCTACAGCTGGCAATGGCCGGGCGTTAAAACAATGGCTGCGCTTTGAAGAAACGCTCCACTTCCCCTACGAACACAGATTAACGGAGTTTCCAGGACATGCTACGGCAATAGCTGCCGCTTATAAAGATGAAGAGCAACAAGTTTTGTTAATCGGCTTTGGCGGGGATGGGACATTGCGTGAAATCGTAGTAGGAGCAGTGGGTGCGAAAAAGATAATTGTTGGATCTGTAGCGGCAGGCTCTGGCAATGATTTTGCAAGAGCTTACGGCACGTTCAAAGATGCGCGGGCAATTGAACAATTTCAAAAAACACCTTTTGTTAAACAGCAAGACCTTGGTGAATTTGCGAACGGACAACCCTTTCAATTTGTCAGCAGTTCGGGAATTGGTTTTGATGCAGAGATTACAATCGCTGTAAATCAGTCGTCTCTTAAGAAAAAACTAAATCAGTTTGGCCTTGGAAAAATCGCTTATTATCTGTATGTCATTAAGACTTTAGTGAAGTTTGAAACCTTTACATTGACGGTTCAAAGCGAGAGCAAAACCTTTGTTTATCAAGACGTTTGGTTAGCCACTGTTAGCAATCAACCATATTTCGGTGGAGGCATGAAAATCTCTCCTGCTTCCTACACAGATGATGGATTGCTCGAATTGACAGTCGTTCATCAAATATCCCGTTTGAAACTCTTGCTCGTTTTTGGTACGGTATTCAGCGGAGCACATACACGTTTCAAAGAGGTCAGCCAAATGAGCAGTCCGGAATTCCGGCTATCATCTGACAAATCGGTTTTTCGCCATGTAGATGGGGACGATGCCGGGATGAGCCCTCAAAATGAAATGGTTGTCTATGCAGTTAGTCCGCATAATTGGTCATCAATACATTAATGGAAAATAGAAAGAGGATGAAATATGAGATCACGTTTTAAACCATGGGCAGCAGATTTAATCGATTCACATCCGGAAGTTGTTATTCCGAACCCAGAAGAGAAAAAAGGGAAATGGCAAGAAGTGTTTGGTAACAAAAATCCGTTGCATATTGAAGCAGGGACAGGGAAAGGCCGCTTTATCACCGGAATGGCTAAAGCAAATCAAGACATTAATTACATCGGTATTGAATTATTCGACAGCGTGATTGTTACAGCTCTTGAGACAGTACTTGAAGAAGAGAACGGAATTCCGAACTTACGTCTTTTAAAAGTCAATGCGAAAAAAATCGCTGAGTATTTTGAAAAAGGAGAAGTAGACAGATTGTACTTAAACTTCTCAGATCCATGGCCAAAAACACGTCATGCGAAACGCCGTTTGACACATGAATCATTTTTGAAACTGTATCAAGCCGTTTTACCTGAAAAAGGTGAAATTCACTTTAAAACCGATAACCGCAAACTTTTTGAATATTCGCTTACGAGCATTTCTGAATATGGTATGTTATTAACAGATGTCTCCTTAGATCTTCACGATAACGAACCTGAATGGAACATCATGACCGAATATGAAGAAAAGTTTTCGAAAAAAGGTCAGCCAATTTACCGGTTAGAAGCACAGTTTTAAGCTAGTTGATTTTGACAAGGGGGAAAAGGGATGCAGAAATTTCAATTTCACGAAATGAACTTAACCTGGCTTGATGGGGGAACTACGTTTTTAGACGGTGGTACAATGTTTGGGGTCGTACCAAAAGTTATTTGGTCGAAACGTTACCCGGTCAATGAAAAAAATCAAATCGAATTGCCAACTCACCCAATACTTGTTCAATTTGAAGGACACAATATATTGATCGATAGCGGTCTTGGCGATGGCAAATTGACAGAGCGTCAGTTGCGCAATTTAGGGGTTTCAGAACAGTCTCGTGTAGAAGAAAACTTGTCGGAGCTTGGGTTAAAACCTGAAGACATCGATACGGTCTTAATGACTCATTTACACGGAGATCATGCAGCAGGACTTACAAAATGGCAGGGAGAAGAGTTGGTTTCAACTTTTCCAAATGCCAAAATTTATGTGTCAGCTGTAGAGTGGGATGAAATGCAAAATCCAAATATCCGGTCACGCAATACATACTGGAAAGAAAATTGGGAGCCGATTGTTGATCAGGTTGAAACCTTTGAAGAAGAAAAAACTTTATTCGGTGCAATCACCATGATTCATACAGGCGGTCATTCAAATGGTCACAGTGTTATTAA includes:
- the leuS gene encoding leucine--tRNA ligase codes for the protein MTFKHKLVEKKWQKYWQDNKTFKMVDDSSKPKFYALDMFPYPSGAGLHVGHPEGYTATDILSRVKRMQGYNVLHPMGWDAFGLPAEQYALDTGNDPAEFTAKNIETFKRQIQELGFSYDWDREISTTDPSYYKWTQWIFIQLYKKGLAYVDEVAVNWCPALGTVLANEEVIDGKSERGGHPVERRPMRQWVLRITNYADRLLEDLDELDWPESLKDMQRNWIGKSEGAELEFQVADTEHSFRAFTTRPDTIFGATYAVLAPEHKLVAAITTAEQQQAVEQYIDDVKTKSDLERTDLAKDKSGVFTGAYAVNPASGEKMPVWIADYVLATYGTGAIMAVPAHDERDYEFAKQFDLPIVEVVSGGNIEEEAYAGDGELINSDFLNGLNKKEAIEKAIDWLVDQKVGEKKITYRLRDWLFSRQRYWGEPIPIIHWEDGTMTPVEEKDLPLMLPVTTDIKPSGTGESPLANITDWVNVVHPETGMKGRRETNTMPQWAGSCWYYLRFIDPTNEEMLADPELLKRWLPVDVYIGGAEHAVLHLLYARFWHKVLYDIGVVSTKEPFQKLFNQGMILGEGNEKMSKSKGNVVNPDQIIESHGADTLRMYEMFMGPLEASIAWSTNGLDGSRRFLDRIWRLLMDEEQLSAKITDSNDGKLEKVYHQTVKKVTDDFEGLRFNTAISQMMVFINEGYKVDSIPKEYVEGFVKLLSPIAPHVAEELWEKLGHEGSVTYENWPQYDESKMIDDVIQVVVQVNGKVKTKLAIAKDSTKEELEAAALADDNVQKATDGKEIRKVIVIPGKLVNIVVG
- a CDS encoding NAD(P)/FAD-dependent oxidoreductase → MYDVIIIGGGPSGLMASIAAASNNQKVLLIEKGKKLGKKLIISGGGRCNVTNRLPLDEIVKHIPGNGRFLHSPFSVFNNEDIISFFEGLGVALKEEDHGRMFPVSNRAQDVADAMFKEMDRLNVTVMLDSPVKKLLMTDEKVTGVRLHTGEEYTAKAIVVAVGGKAVPQTGSTGDGYPWAEKAGHLVTDLYPTEVPLLSKEPFIVSRELQGLALRDAAVTVLNKKGKVLVTHQMDMLFTHFGLSGPAVLRCSQYVVKEMKKNGGQPVEMRINSLPDENAESAFQLLVKMMKDEPKKSVKNVWKSLAQERWLLFLLGRAEIDPQLTGAELASDKVRAFAKQLTAFTMFVNGTQPIEKAFVTGGGVSIKEIEPKTMASKKKPGLYFCGEILDIHGYTGGYNITSALVTGNVAGQSAARFAKEHRVESKA
- a CDS encoding putative polysaccharide biosynthesis protein, yielding MSSLVKGTAILTLGLFLSKILGVIYIIPFYSMVGEDNIGLYQYAYIPYNLMLALAISGAPIAFSKFTAKYNSLGDYETGRRLLKSGLLTMMITGFVSFLLLYIFAEPLARITISEDERIYSVGDVTEAIRWVSFALIVVPFMSLWRGFFQGYNYMMPTAVSQLIEQIVRIIFLLGGAFAVLYIFDGTPKTAIQFAVLSAAVGALGGIVTLGYFWKKKKPEYNQLLANSVESYDVKLRDMYKEIVFYAIPVIFLGIANPLFQFVDLMTFNRAMSSGGNFSEIDLLGILNLTAHKLVMIPVMLATGFSMALIPLITKHFTRKEYLQVSRTLDQSIQLLLFLTLPAVIGMTMLSDELYHVFYEVSDIGSEILAHYLPVAILFSAFPVTASILQGINKQKWIIINLSTGLLLKALLNTPLIERFETDGAIAATIIGYMAAIGMNMLVIVKTMNYHSQMVTRRVMLIVILNLIMAGAVYVSMSGIDLVIGMDNKFLSMIRIILIGGVGAAVYGYLGLKTGLAQKLMGSKITKISRKLGF
- a CDS encoding pseudouridine synthase; translation: MRLDKYLSNMGHGSRKEVKVLLKSKAVEVNGEIVRDPKVHVNEHADLVSVGGEAVTYTEFIYLLMNKPQGVISATEDKYDKTVIDLLGEDEQHFEPFPVGRLDKDTEGFLLLTNDGKLAHELLSPKKHVDKTYFAHVEGVVTEEDAEAFKKGVVLDDGYETKPASLSILESAAVSKIELTITEGKFHQVKRMFESVGKRVVYLKRLSMGPLSLDPELELGEYRHLTEEEVASLKDRK
- a CDS encoding DeoR family transcriptional regulator, yielding MKPTTDRMLIRIKDMYKYILENGTVTTQDLVDEFGITPRTIQRDLNVLAFNDLVTSPTRGKWTTTHRKVKMTS
- the pepV gene encoding dipeptidase PepV, giving the protein MDWQLEATQRKEKILSELQELLAIPSVLSNETTPTAPFGKEVKQALDWFLEKGRAEGYTVKNVGNVAGHLEIGQGEELLGILGHVDVVPVGEGWTKAPFGGEIHNGRLYGRGAIDDKGPTIAAWAALNILKDAGVEFTKRVRLIIGTDEESEFRCMERYFQTEEMPAIAFTPDADFPIINAEKGIASLVFSTFSMHEDAILESFIAGHRTNMVPDTATAILNGQLAEWQEDFRAFCKKHDVTGKVEQHNGSTELTLNGKSAHAMEPEDGINAGVLLAVFLKDRLEGDGQKFVEFVADTFYKDSRGRKLGLDYTDEQSGDTTFNAGIIRFEKKKTAMITVSMRYSISYPFKEKIDAYQLKDFVLDIASNSPPHYVDENDPFIKTLQSAYEKQTGEKANLIAIGGGTYARVLDKGVAFGMLFPGEPDVAHQADEFVDIDNLIKATAIYAEAIYQLACKK
- the dat gene encoding D-amino-acid transaminase, which codes for MDLILHNGEFIREEDLVISKEDRGYQFGDGIYEVIRVYDGNLFTAKEHIDRFYDSADKIKIVIPYTKDVFHKMIYDFVEVNNIETGQVYVQITRGAAERQHQFPTQATPVITGNTKSVERPVASLNSGVTAKFIEDIRWLRCDIKSLNLLGNVLAKQEAYEEGFFEAILHRGETVTEGCSSNMYGIKNGILYTHPANNLILNGITRRVILELCEELEIPVEERPFTKTEALEMDEFIMSSTTTEVMPVVAIGDHKIGHGVPGELTRKLQTAFEARIQVAVKS
- the thpR gene encoding RNA 2',3'-cyclic phosphodiesterase produces the protein MKPHYFIGIKIPKDIAGTLATEREGWQLQSHKRQTPAQDMHITLLFIGKDVHSEIDQVEKLLGTIKQQAFTVSINGVKTFGNPSTPRIIYASLETSRELNELQQQVHKSVEPLQIKPDPKKFVPHITLASRWAGGEPTERQFSIATMRFEVTEFSLFRIAPKEMPRYQKIANYPLENASTTFKGECL
- a CDS encoding diacylglycerol/lipid kinase family protein yields the protein MKTVFIINPTAGNGRALKQWLRFEETLHFPYEHRLTEFPGHATAIAAAYKDEEQQVLLIGFGGDGTLREIVVGAVGAKKIIVGSVAAGSGNDFARAYGTFKDARAIEQFQKTPFVKQQDLGEFANGQPFQFVSSSGIGFDAEITIAVNQSSLKKKLNQFGLGKIAYYLYVIKTLVKFETFTLTVQSESKTFVYQDVWLATVSNQPYFGGGMKISPASYTDDGLLELTVVHQISRLKLLLVFGTVFSGAHTRFKEVSQMSSPEFRLSSDKSVFRHVDGDDAGMSPQNEMVVYAVSPHNWSSIH
- the trmB gene encoding tRNA (guanosine(46)-N7)-methyltransferase TrmB, with amino-acid sequence MRSRFKPWAADLIDSHPEVVIPNPEEKKGKWQEVFGNKNPLHIEAGTGKGRFITGMAKANQDINYIGIELFDSVIVTALETVLEEENGIPNLRLLKVNAKKIAEYFEKGEVDRLYLNFSDPWPKTRHAKRRLTHESFLKLYQAVLPEKGEIHFKTDNRKLFEYSLTSISEYGMLLTDVSLDLHDNEPEWNIMTEYEEKFSKKGQPIYRLEAQF